The sequence below is a genomic window from Archocentrus centrarchus isolate MPI-CPG fArcCen1 chromosome 18 unlocalized genomic scaffold, fArcCen1 scaffold_23_ctg1, whole genome shotgun sequence.
CAATGTATAACGAGCTCATTAACATTTTTTCGTCTTGTAAATGTCACAGGTCGATTATTTgtgaaataaatggaaataatgTGTCAGAGGATCGCTTTGTATGTGTTCAAACAGCTTCCTTGAGTGTCATGTAAATATAACCGTATTAATGCAGATGAATATAAAGATTATCTAACAACTATTTCAGCCAGATACATATACTGCCCTGAATCTCCCAGTTCAAATCAGCTGTGACGTTTAGTGATCCCTCCCTGTATTCTCACACTCGTGTTGTCCTCCCCTCCCtctgaaaaagaggaaaggacgaggaagtagagaaaaaattGAGTCTTCTTTGTGCTGGAGGTGAAACCGTATTAACTTTTAATTATGGCTTTGAACAGACGGCATTCATATACTCCCAGGGTGAGTAACTTGGATACTTAACATctaataatgttttatttaatatatcaGGGATTTGATTAATCCATTTGAAGAGTAACAATAAGTTACTGCACTATAACGCTGAAAAGTAAGGGTTTTCAGGGACTCACCATAATGTAGATGTATGATCCATTCACGCCCATTGTCTTCATCGGAGCAGATGCATATATTTAGAATTTTATAGTAATCTAAAACAGTAGATTGAGAATAACATTGCTGTCCTGATATTTACCACAtaagcagatttttaaaaatctttttatgtCTAAAGCAACCTAGGTGAATTCTTCCCAGTTACCTTCTTGTTTTAGTGACTATAATCCTCTGTCATAGAGAGATTAAActgtttctgatttttcttCCCTGTGGTTCCAACTATAGCAGCATGGATTCACATGCCTCTGCAGCTCCATAAAAGGATTAGACTCTTACCACAGTCCTAGTTTGTCTTCAATGAGCATCTTTGTCTGAGCAAGGCAGAGTTACCACTTGTTTATTGTGGCCCACACCATATGACTGGCTGCAAGCGTGTTTctgtgctctgcagcctcaggaCTGTCTTGTCATTGAATATTTTTGATTCCTAAGACATGACCTGAAAAGCTAGAGCAGGGAGAATTATCGGACTTTGGAATTcttaaatataaacaataaattCTCCAGTATGTCATACAACCTTGGCTTCCTTCTTCATTGTCTCTCTGCTTTTCCCCATTATACCCTGTTCTCTGTTTTAATCCCCTAATATTTATCTCTGTCGCTTCACCTGTATTCCACAAACCCTTCAGCTGACCAGCCCTCTGATCAGCAAAATGAGCAGCACAGGAACGGTGGAGAGTGGTAAACCTCCAAAGGTGGGTACATTTTCAATACAGACACAGTAAATAAAGGAATAAACTGTAACTCTCAGCATTCTTTTCCACTCCTTGTCTCCCAGATTGGTTCAATAGTCGAGGTGACAGGAAAGGGTCAGCGTGGCACTGTTGCCTACATTGGCGCTACCCTCTTTGCTTCTGGGAAATGGGTGGGTGTCATACTAGATGAGCCTAAAGGCAAGAACGATGGCACCGTGCAGGGCAAGCGCTACTTCACCTGTGAGGAAAATCACGGAATATTCGTCAGGCAGTCCCAGGTTGGTGACCGGCAGTTGTGCACGTGAGGAACCGATGATGGTGTAATGGCATTAGCACTGGCAAAGGTTTCCAGAATTGTAAAGATCTAAACAGGCAGATGATGTTTGCTATACAACATATGTCTTACTGGACAAATGCAACAGacttgcatctttttttctcaacctttcttctgtttttgttccatatttgctgtttttcaaaattaagatttgtaatttgtgtttttttatagtGTTGTTGATTATACTCTTTTATGATATTGTGTAGATCCAGGTGGTAGAAGATGGCTCTAGTGCCACCTCACCAGATACCCCTGAGTCTGGAATTGCCAAGACATTTAAACAAAAAGGTGAGCAAGGACAATACCTAACATTTCCGAAACGTAATGCCTCAAAGTAAGCATTAATAAcaagagtgtgtaataaatcgtattttttattttctagacATTCCTGAAACACCCAAAACAACCAAACAGGTAGGCAACCACATGTTTAagctcacttttattttgtcatttgtcAGTTTAGtaaatgtgatgtttttcttATTTGGTTTTTAACATGAGTGTGTGCACTttggattgatggatggttATACAAATATCCATATAatccctctttttctttaaagttaATTATGAAGAGTTGTGCTATTTAATTGTGATCAATTAGACTGGCAAAGAGTGCTGAAATGATCGTTATCCCCCAACATACCCGTTTCTTCCCTTTTATGATGCGAACATGTTCGTTTTGCCTCTCAGCTGTTGAGGTgaattcttatgtttgtttttctggatGCCTCtttcagcagccagtgagcATTAAAAAGGTAGAACTATTTAAATTCAGCACATTTGCTTGGTCTTCGTTGTAATCATACTAACGTGGGAATTCATCTTTTTGCACTTGAGCTCTTCTTTAACTCTTGACATTTGCATGAGACATAATGACATAACTTGTGATTGTGCCATTCTCTTTTGGTTTTCCCACTTTATTTCATTCAACTTTTTATTTTGGTGAAGACCTCTTGTGTACATGTATAGAGGATGACATTGTGTGCAATGATGATGCGCTCGTTAATTCTCTGTGattcaatgatttttttttttttttttccgtcaGTTTTACATTGTTGCATGAGCTCACTTTTTTTCCTGCCCCTTTGATTCCTCAAGATTAACTATGCTTTTGATGATTTTAAATGGTGCATGCATCTACACTATATgaacaaaagtattgggccacctATGCCTTaaacctacaggagctgctcaaccGTGGAGTCTATGAAAACCCATGCCATGGAGCTCCAAGGGCACAGTTTTTATGCAGATGTTAATGCCCGAGGAAGATTGgactctgcagttattgagtcagtaGAGCGCTCGTAACTTATatgcactatgcgcctcagcattcGGCAGCCCAGTCTGCAAATTTGCAAGGTCTTCCAagtcatggctgagttgctgagGTTCCTAAACATTTCCACTTTCCAATAATACCACTTAGACTTCCTTGTGGAGTGTCTAGGAGGGGAAGACATTTCACACACTGACTTGCTGCAATGGTGATATCCTATTACAGTAAATTAAGTGGGTTCTTTAgaacaacccattctttcacaattgTTTGCAAAGACAGAGTGCATGGCTAGGTGCCTGATTTTATACACTtgtggactgaaaacacctgaattccaAGATTAAGAGGTCTGTCCCAATACTTTTGTCTATATAGTGCATTAAAATAATGATCAGTCAATGCAACCTAACAGCAAATGCTTATTACGTGCTTCTAATCTCTTATCCTGCTTCACCACTGGATGtgtgtacatctgtgtgtgtgtacgtgtgtgtgtgtgtgtgcgtgcgcgtgtgcgcATCTCCTCCAGTCCTCTACCCGCCGCTCTGCAAAGGTGAGCTTGCCTACAGCAGACTGGAGGTGTTAAATGGCATGAGGACAATTCTGGAAAATGtcaatattttaatgtttgaacAGTGCACGTTGGGACAATCTGAAGCCGATTTCCGCTTAATTAAATGATTGTCACCGAAAGAATTTTATGTGCAGTTTGGGTGTGCGATCTAggaacagcagaataaaaacagGATGGTAATATCACTAACCTAgtagttacagtgtgtaaaggCATAGTACTAAAAGGGTTCATATTCAGCTTCAGTCTAATTTAGCATTTAGTTTAAGTAACCCATGAGAGTTCTGACCCAGTCTCTATGATCACACTGTGGCAGTGGAACACGCCACGTCTCTCATCAGCTacctccctcccctccctcctggtccgtCACTCCAGCCGCTCCAGCCTGTCGCTCATGGTATGCTCTGTTGTATCATAGAGCTTCACTTGACGCTTCACAGGGAGTGGTGTAAAAACTACTGACACTATAACACAGGTGCACACTTGGTAGGAGAGCATCCCTTGTGAGGGACACTGGGAGGTGATTATATTTGGTAATTTTTGTATCACATTCATGTCACAACTGAATTTTGCATCATTTACTGGGTTTATTGAAGGTGCATGTTCACTGTGGCTGAAACTcctgttcagttcagttaaattttatttatatagcgccgaatcacaacaaacagacccTACAGCTTGACACCTGTTCTTCTTTTACGGtccgttttgtttttaaactcccTCTCATCACACTGCGATGATTATCTGCCTTTATCAACAGGCTTCGCGTGAGAGTCTCTCATCCTCTCTGTCTGGTGATGTTAGTGAGGCAGGCCTGTCCTCCCAGCAGGGTGCTCTGGGTGCCCCTGTCATACCTCAGCCCAGCGGGTCACCAGCAGCAGCGGCTGCTTCAGTTCCAGCTACTCCGAGCAAGGTAGATCATTAACccaaggaaggaaaaaaatatatgctaTGGTTCATGTTCAGTCCTTCTAGCTCTGTCAACACATctcatttcatttctctctatttttttttttctgttcatcattttaatgatatttttttgtgtgttgtattttatCCATCTTGTTATTGTTTGACCAGGTGGAACCTGCCATATCCAAGCAGGTAGAGTTTTCTAATGGCTACATGCATGCTGATGATCCACGGCATGAGCTTACTAATAACACTGGGGCAAAATTCTCCTCAGTACACCTTCTCAGTACTTAATTATGGTTTTCAAATGTCCTCACAGTGAATTTTCTGGTGATGATGCATGGTTTAACTTGCTTAAAGGAATACCCTTACATCACTGTTAGGGAAATGGTGAATTGTGTGAAAATACATGAATTTGGGATAGTACCATATGGACCATCTCCTGGGCTTTTAGTGGTGGGACTTAATTAATgctacttttgtttttccttttcaaaaaTAGAGTCTgaggaaataaataaagttcAGTTAATGGTTTACATTTGCTCATGCTCCTCTCCCATCATCTTGCCAATTGCTCCAATCACTTCTTAGGAGGAGGAATCACTACGAGCTCAAGTCAAGGATCTGGAGGAGAAACTGGAGACTCTGAAGATGAAGCGAACAGAAGATAAAGCCAAGCTTAAGGAACTGGAGAAACACAAGATCCAGCTGGAGCAGCTTCAGGAGTGGAAGACCAAAATGCAGGAGCAGCAGACTGAGCTGCAGAGACAACTCAAAGAGGCCAAGAAGGTACCCTGGGGGGAAAAACTAGAATGGATGAACATTTTGTTAACTTTGAATTACATcacagtgtaatttttttttttcccccaaagctTTGAGAATGAAAGAGGAACCTCTGAACTCATCATGCTTGCCTGTCTAATGCTTATTTTATACCTTCTCACTTCACAGGAAGCCCGGGAGGCACAGGAGGCCAAGGAGCGGTACATGGAAGAGATGTCTGATACGGCAGATGCCATAGAGATGGCTACGCTGGACAAAGAGATGGCAGAAGAGCGAGCAGAATCGCTGCAAGTTGAGGTGGACACCCTGAAAGAGAAAGTGGAGGAGCTCTCCATGGATCTGGAGATCCTTAGGCATGAGATTTCAGAGAAAGGTGTgtaagagagaggaaaagcacTGAGGTGGCCAAATGGCATGCTTATAATCACCAATTGTACACTCAATAAAGAATCCACAATGTCTTCCTGTTATGTATCTGTCTCATTTCTGCTCCCTTCTCATCATATGCCGATCCACCTCACCTCTGTTTCCTCCTGCAGGCTCAGATGGAGCTGCCTCCAGTTACCAAGTCAAGCAGCTGGAGGAGCAGAACAGCAGACTTAAGGAGGCATTGGTCAGGTAGGTAGGAAAcctgctttttaaataaatgtatttgctTGTTCTCTGTTACATTGAATATAAGTGAATAAAAATTCAGTCACATTAACCTAACTCCTTaaaaaagtccataaagacaAGCCTAGAAACCAATgtgaacaatttaaaaaaaacaacttctttCATCCTCAGGATGCGAGATCTGTCTGCCTCAGAGAAACAGGAACATGTGAAGCTGCAGAAGCAGATGGAGAAGAAGAACATAGAGCTGGAGACTCTGAGGACtcagaaagaaaaactgcaggaaGAAATCAAGCAGGCAGAGGCCACAGTCGACGAACTGAAGGAGCAGGTAAAGCTCAGGAAGTAAAGGATGCTCACATGGTTCACATATGTTAATAACACATGTTAGAAGATGTTTATCAAGACTAGTCAGTGACAGCAAAGATGTATGTGCTTAGTGTGAATATTTAAAATTGTGAGAACTAAATTTTTGTGTGGACATGTACCAGGTAGATGCTGCCCTGGGCTCAGAGGAGATGGTGGAGACCCTGACAGAGAGGAACCTCGACCTTGAGGAGAAAGTCAGAGAGCTGAAAGAAACAGTCACTGATTTGGTCAGTGCAGCTGCATTTATAATACACCTTTggtttttaatatattaaaactGGCATTCAGCAAAGGTCTAAAGAAAAGGATTTTGAATAAGATATTTATGGTAGACCAATCGTTGGAGCTGTCTTTTGCATTAACAGGAAGCCATCAATGAGATGAATGATGAACTCCAAGAGAATGCCAGAGAAACCGAGatggagctgagggagcagctAGACCTGAGTACAGGAAAGGtcagagaggcagaaaaaagaGTGGAAGCTGCCCAGGAGACTGTAGCTGATTACCAACAGACCATCAGTAAATACAGAGAGCTCACTGCATCACTTCAGGTAGGTGGATGGAGGGGTAATTCTGCAGGCCTGCGGTTTTAATGTCCTGATGCTATAagaggtgtattttttttttttttgtgcattaggAGGCCAACAGGGAGCTGATCAGTCAGCAGAATGCAAATGCAGAACAAGTTCAGCAACCACCTGCAGAGCTGTTTGATTTTAAGATCAAATTTGCAGAGACCAAGGCTTACGCCAAGGTAAGAGATCTGCATGATACATTTACAGAGTTCTCCTCTTTGAGATGAGCCAATGTTGTTGGATTTTGTTCTTATTTAAATAACTAACCTCGCTCGTTGTCTCCAGGCCATTGAAATGGAGCTGAGGAAAATGGAAGTAGCTCAGTCGAACAGACAGGTGTCCCTCCTCACCTCCTTCATGCCAGACTCCTTCCTCCGTCACGGTGGGGACCATGACTGTATTCTGGTGCTCCTGCTCATTCCCAGGCTCATCTGCAAAGTATGAGGCAGGCACATGCTCCATTTGAATGATTGTTCTCTCTGTTTTAGAATTATTTAGCTGTCAGATgttcttcaaagatgtgcatgtGGTTGATATCCTCTTGTCTGAAGGCTGAGCTCATCAGTAAACAGGCGCAGGAGAAGTTTGACTTGAACGGGAACCTGGTTCAGGGAACGGGGCTCAGAGGGCCTCCAGGAGAACAACGCAGTTTTGCTTCAGGACTGGTCTACTCCCTCAGCCTGCTGCAGGCCGCCCTGCATAAATATGAACAGTAAATATCGCAGCGTCACCGCTAATGTTTTAGGAATAAAATAGGTGTACAAATGACActtgtaaaaataattttaatgggTTGCTCTGAAATTGTAAAACACAATCACTGGgttgctgttttctttccccGTTTTTCATTCTAGGGCTCTGAACACCTGCAGCGTGGAGGTTTTTAAGCGCATGGGTACTCTTTACTCTGAAATGAGCTTCCACGAGCGCTCTCTGGATTATTTCATAGATCTCCTACATAAAGATCAGCTAGATGAGACCGTTCAGGTGGAACCCCTGACTAAGGCCATCAAGTATTATCAGGTAACACAGggtgtttttaatattaaaacattACAACCAAGAGTTTCAGTCCCAGTATTAGCTGTGTGACTGTGGTTGCAGTTTTAAATGTGGCTGTCGGTGTGTTGAAGTTCGCGCATTCATGTACTCagtgaaatgtttaaaaagataACATGTTGTTATCTCACTGCTTTGTCTTCCAGCAACTGTACAGTGTCCATCTGGCAGATCATGCTGAAGACTGCACAGTGCAACTGGCTGACCACATCAAGGTATGTCAAGCATGTTTGGCAGTGCTAGCAGAAATGTCATGTAGATCTAgcaaaatggggggggggggtcttttaaaatctaaacactttaaaataaaatgcataccTCTGTAAGGCAAAGATGTACTGACAGGTTTTCTCTAACTGACCCTTCTCACTTCCAGTTTACTCAGAGTGCCCTGGACTGCATGGTAGTGGAGGTAGCTCGTCTGCGTGCCTTCCTGGCAGCAGGACAGGAGAGCTCTGCCTTTGCAGTTCTTCTGAAGGACCTGGACACCTCTTGTTCTGATATCAGACAGTTCTGTAAGAAGATCCGCCGTCGCATGCCCGGAACAGATGTAGCTGGAGTTCCTGCTGCTCTCAGTTTTGGACCGCAGGTACGGAAACATGTCATGCAATTTGATACACTGTTGATGATTGTGAGCCATGTAGCTGCAGCTGTATGTTATGGCAGGTTTCAGAGACGCTGACAGAGTGCAGGCGCCAGTTGACCCGTGTGGTTGCGGTATTTCAAGAGGTAGCTGCCGCTGGAGCTCAGATGGTCGCTTCACTGGGAGAACAGGAAGGTCTCAATGCTCTTAAACTGGAGGATGTTGCCTGCAAGGCTGTGGAGCAGGTACACATTTAACACGTGTGCAatcctctttaaaaaaataaaagcttcctTTGGGGAAGTTTAAGCACagatagttttagttttaactgACACACTCTGCATGTTCATCATCTGATTTTTGGGGTCTAAGCATCAGTAGGTAGTGTACGAAGTATTGATTTTGAATCTAGACATAGGTTGTCACTGTCTTTTCTTGTTCTCTATATCTGCCCTTTTTTCTCTAAGGTATATGGCTCCCATGGTGTAAATGCTCCAGAGTTGCTGCGACAGTCTTGCAGCTCTGTCATTGCTACCATGAACAAGATGGCTACAGCCATGCAGGAAGGAGAGTATGATGCTGAAAAACCACAGGGAAAGGTATTTGTATGCTTGAACATTTTCACAGTACCTGTTTCAGTGAAATCCCAGtttgtgatcttttttttttctttttcttcatactCCTTCTCACTTCCCTTGTTAGACTCCTCCAGTGGAGCTGAGAGCATCCACGGTCAGAGCAGAGATGACTGACGCAGAGGGTCTAGGAGTCAAACTAGAAGACAGAGAAACTGTCATCAAGGAGCTCAAGAAGTCTCTCAAGATTAAGGTGACACGCTGAAGGAATTTTGAGCAAGAAATCTGCCAGTTTGAAGTGAAAGGGATTGGAAAAATGAAAGCTGAGGTATAACAGGTGTCACAGTacctcctttttaaaaatttatttattttttgaaaaccTCAGGGTGAGGAGCTGAGTGAGGCCCATGTCCGCCTCAGCCTCTTGGAGAAGAAGCTGGACACTTCGACCAAAGATGCTGATGAGCGTGTGGAGAAGATTCAGACCAAGCTGGATGAGAACCTTGCCcttctgaagaaaaaagaaaagtaagatTAATAAAGAATGCGAttaaacatttttctctctctttcccatTTTCTCTATTATAgcacttcttttcctcctcactgaccctccattttcctcttcttcagggAGTTTGAGGAGACGATGGATGCTCTGCAGGCTGATATTGACCAGCTGGAGGCcgagaaggcagagctgaaacaACGACTCAGTAACCAGTCAAAGATGACCATTGAAGGCCTGAGAGGCCCACCTGCCTCAGGAATCGCCTCCATCGTTCAGGGATCTGCAGGAGGTGAAGTACTCGCCTCCTGCTTATGTTCACTTCTTTTCAGCGGCTAAAATGATGGCATTTTATATTTGACAAAAGATGTGACATGCAGTTGTTCTACCCCCAGAAAAGCAATTTCAACCAACTGATTATGTAAGACGGCTTGCATAAATTGGGTAAAACTTTTACCTGCCAGACTTCAATCAAATTTTAACTAAACAAATATAAAGGGAACAAGCACCATCTAAGGAGAACCACAAGGGGGCatagttatcattttttttttttaaaccattttgttttttattacttCATCAGGTTTGCCTCCTTCCATGGCAGGGCCAACCCAGGTGGTGGACTCCCCTCTTCTCAGGCAGCAGGTTGAGGCCCAGAGGCTGGGTATTAAACACCTTAAGAATGAAAACAACAGACTCAAGGTACACTAGATTCaagcgcacgtgtgtgtgtgtgtgtgtgtgtgtgtgtgtgtgtgtgtgtgtgtgtgtgtgtgtgtgtgtgtgtgtgtgtgtgtgtgtgtgtaaatacacacataagtacagtaaaatgtatttaccCTCATCCTcattttagttttttgcatgtttgtcacatatTTCAGATCAAGCAGATTTTAAGATAAGAAAggtaacccaagtaaatacaaaatgctttttttccccttttttttttttttaaataattaaaaaacctacctggccctgcgTGAAAAAGTTAATGCCCCCTAaccctaataactggttgtgccacctttggcagcaagaactgcagtcaagcatttgtgataactggcaatgagtctttcacatcactgtggaggaattttgacccGCACTTCTTTagagaattgttttaattcagccactcTGGAGGGTTTTCAAGTATGAAAGGTCTGTTTGAGGTTATATCAAAGCATCTCAGTCTGATTTAAGTTTAACTTTGAATAGACCACTCCAGaaccttcagtttgtttttttaagccattcagaggtggagtttgtgtgtttcGGATCACTGTCCTGCAGCTTcggggcacaaactgatggccagacattctctttcaggattttctgataaagagcagaattcatggttccatcagttacagcaagtcatccaggtcttaggcagcaaagcagctccagtccatcacac
It includes:
- the LOC115775151 gene encoding dynactin subunit 1-like isoform X4, with amino-acid sequence MSSTGTVESGKPPKIGSIVEVTGKGQRGTVAYIGATLFASGKWVGVILDEPKGKNDGTVQGKRYFTCEENHGIFVRQSQIQVVEDGSSATSPDTPESGIAKTFKQKDIPETPKTTKQPVSIKKASRESLSSSLSGDVSEAGLSSQQGALGAPVIPQPSGSPAAAAASVPATPSKVEPAISKQEEESLRAQVKDLEEKLETLKMKRTEDKAKLKELEKHKIQLEQLQEWKTKMQEQQTELQRQLKEAKKEAREAQEAKERYMEEMSDTADAIEMATLDKEMAEERAESLQVEVDTLKEKVEELSMDLEILRHEISEKGSDGAASSYQVKQLEEQNSRLKEALVRMRDLSASEKQEHVKLQKQMEKKNIELETLRTQKEKLQEEIKQAEATVDELKEQVDAALGSEEMVETLTERNLDLEEKVRELKETVTDLEAINEMNDELQENARETEMELREQLDLSTGKVREAEKRVEAAQETVADYQQTISKYRELTASLQEANRELISQQNANAEQVQQPPAELFDFKIKFAETKAYAKAIEMELRKMEVAQSNRQVSLLTSFMPDSFLRHGGDHDCILVLLLIPRLICKAELISKQAQEKFDLNGNLVQGTGLRGPPGEQRSFASGLVYSLSLLQAALHKYEQALNTCSVEVFKRMGTLYSEMSFHERSLDYFIDLLHKDQLDETVQVEPLTKAIKYYQQLYSVHLADHAEDCTVQLADHIKFTQSALDCMVVEVARLRAFLAAGQESSAFAVLLKDLDTSCSDIRQFCKKIRRRMPGTDVAGVPAALSFGPQVSETLTECRRQLTRVVAVFQEVAAAGAQMVASLGEQEGLNALKLEDVACKAVEQVYGSHGVNAPELLRQSCSSVIATMNKMATAMQEGEYDAEKPQGKTPPVELRASTVRAEMTDAEGLGVKLEDRETVIKELKKSLKIKGEELSEAHVRLSLLEKKLDTSTKDADERVEKIQTKLDENLALLKKKEKEFEETMDALQADIDQLEAEKAELKQRLSNQSKMTIEGLRGPPASGIASIVQGSAGGLPPSMAGPTQVVDSPLLRQQVEAQRLGIKHLKNENNRLKAEKIRAQLASLPPLRPPKLPQVSKESSMPPEGLNTGIYRRTDQLLATLLKLSAEVKVVDITGKTAVSASTQLLEQTARLQSLSDALEKLKGEVAEHVVSYQPGAKASSDFATFPVSSFVKAKEEKQGRMVFIGRVAIPCPRGQEQVHRIVLSKPQLQQVHRLLTV
- the LOC115775151 gene encoding dynactin subunit 1-like isoform X3, which gives rise to MSSTGTVESGKPPKIGSIVEVTGKGQRGTVAYIGATLFASGKWVGVILDEPKGKNDGTVQGKRYFTCEENHGIFVRQSQIQVVEDGSSATSPDTPESGIAKTFKQKDIPETPKTTKQQPVSIKKSSTRRSAKASRESLSSSLSGDVSEAGLSSQQGALGAPVIPQPSGSPAAAAASVPATPSKEEESLRAQVKDLEEKLETLKMKRTEDKAKLKELEKHKIQLEQLQEWKTKMQEQQTELQRQLKEAKKEAREAQEAKERYMEEMSDTADAIEMATLDKEMAEERAESLQVEVDTLKEKVEELSMDLEILRHEISEKGSDGAASSYQVKQLEEQNSRLKEALVRMRDLSASEKQEHVKLQKQMEKKNIELETLRTQKEKLQEEIKQAEATVDELKEQVDAALGSEEMVETLTERNLDLEEKVRELKETVTDLEAINEMNDELQENARETEMELREQLDLSTGKVREAEKRVEAAQETVADYQQTISKYRELTASLQEANRELISQQNANAEQVQQPPAELFDFKIKFAETKAYAKAIEMELRKMEVAQSNRQVSLLTSFMPDSFLRHGGDHDCILVLLLIPRLICKAELISKQAQEKFDLNGNLVQGTGLRGPPGEQRSFASGLVYSLSLLQAALHKYEQALNTCSVEVFKRMGTLYSEMSFHERSLDYFIDLLHKDQLDETVQVEPLTKAIKYYQQLYSVHLADHAEDCTVQLADHIKFTQSALDCMVVEVARLRAFLAAGQESSAFAVLLKDLDTSCSDIRQFCKKIRRRMPGTDVAGVPAALSFGPQVSETLTECRRQLTRVVAVFQEVAAAGAQMVASLGEQEGLNALKLEDVACKAVEQVYGSHGVNAPELLRQSCSSVIATMNKMATAMQEGEYDAEKPQGKTPPVELRASTVRAEMTDAEGLGVKLEDRETVIKELKKSLKIKGEELSEAHVRLSLLEKKLDTSTKDADERVEKIQTKLDENLALLKKKEKEFEETMDALQADIDQLEAEKAELKQRLSNQSKMTIEGLRGPPASGIASIVQGSAGGLPPSMAGPTQVVDSPLLRQQVEAQRLGIKHLKNENNRLKAEKIRAQLASLPPLRPPKLPQVSKESSMPPEGLNTGIYRRTDQLLATLLKLSAEVKVVDITGKTAVSASTQLLEQTARLQSLSDALEKLKGEVAEHVVSYQPGAKASSDFATFPVSSFVKAKEEKQGRMVFIGRVAIPCPRGQEQVHRIVLSKPQLQQVHRLLTV
- the LOC115775151 gene encoding dynactin subunit 1-like isoform X7, which gives rise to MSSTGTVESGKPPKIGSIVEVTGKGQRGTVAYIGATLFASGKWVGVILDEPKGKNDGTVQGKRYFTCEENHGIFVRQSQIQVVEDGSSATSPDTPESGIAKTFKQKDIPETPKTTKQQPVSIKKSSTRRSAKWNTPRLSSATSLPSLLVRHSSRSSLSLMASRESLSSSLSGDVSEAGLSSQQGALGAPVIPQPSGSPAAAAASVPATPSKVEPAISKQEEESLRAQVKDLEEKLETLKMKRTEDKAKLKELEKHKIQLEQLQEWKTKMQEQQTELQRQLKEAKKEAREAQEAKERYMEEMSDTADAIEMATLDKEMAEERAESLQVEVDTLKEKVEELSMDLEILRHEISEKGSDGAASSYQVKQLEEQNSRLKEALVRMRDLSASEKQEHVKLQKQMEKKNIELETLRTQKEKLQEEIKQAEATVDELKEQVDAALGSEEMVETLTERNLDLEEKVRELKETVTDLEAINEMNDELQENARETEMELREQLDLSTGKVREAEKRVEAAQETVADYQQTISKYRELTASLQEANRELISQQNANAEQVQQPPAELFDFKIKFAETKAYAKAIEMELRKMEVAQSNRQVSLLTSFMPDSFLRHGGDHDCILVLLLIPRLICKAELISKQAQEKFDLNGNLVQGTGLRGPPGEQRSFASGLVYSLSLLQAALHKYEQALNTCSVEVFKRMGTLYSEMSFHERSLDYFIDLLHKDQLDETVQVEPLTKAIKYYQQLYSVHLADHAEDCTVQLADHIKFTQSALDCMVVEVARLRAFLAAGQESSAFAVLLKDLDTSCSDIRQFCKKIRRRMPGTDVAGVPAALSFGPQVSETLTECRRQLTRVVAVFQEVAAAGAQMVASLGEQEGLNALKLEDVACKAVEQVYGSHGVNAPELLRQSCSSVIATMNKMATAMQEGEYDAEKPQGKTPPVELRASTVRAEMTDAEGLGVKLEDRETVIKELKKSLKIKGEELSEAHVRLSLLEKKLDTSTKDADERVEKIQTKLDENLALLKKKEKEFEETMDALQADIDQLEAEKAELKQRLSNQSKMTIEGLRGPPASGIASIVQGSAGGLPPSMAGPTQVVDSPLLRQQVEAQRLGIKHLKNENNRLKAEKIRAQLASLPPLRPPKLPQVSKESSMPPEGLNTGIYRRTDQLLATLLKLSAEVKVVDITGKTAVSASTQLLEQTARLQSLSDALEKLKGEVAEHVVSYQPGAKASSDFATFPVSSFVKAKEEKQGRMVFIGRVAIPCPRGQEQVHRIVLSKPQLQQVHRLLTV